In one Dermacentor albipictus isolate Rhodes 1998 colony chromosome 4, USDA_Dalb.pri_finalv2, whole genome shotgun sequence genomic region, the following are encoded:
- the LOC139059704 gene encoding uncharacterized protein — MDASFVAFEEKAASRREHRNQSDNRTSPTSVTSSSDEDFIERPPSRAGWYDDCEEVQFSERYEAQPFYEFHNNNNNNNNVDSGFPSSRKRSRSSRRRVWDESRAGAPKFKCRRARSLNPSTYHARERKHKRVAAGWAEVFSAISEEHWRDEDLERAYSSSTGPSTLDASTRTQETCGVAGGSASTSKNRTPAAAVASTSSERLGLHVPETASERGFFPGASSKAMLEEQSGEIGVQATSSETLVCGAERNSRDEVPENEESIDSTKTSGGLVLLRMFLPALRAGLEKFSVQNLRARLFGDPLPVESSAMAENELTASPYVEAPAHAVAPVSGKMVSVERHLYPAPYEKLVEHGESVHPNRNYVLILTVCLLVAVFVVASTFFVSASSRFGLSPDQLPKRAANVEFGANATNLGSKRRPMPAANKAAVGNRSRTTITLSSASLKKHSTSAIAEEERVRNTRMSNDISVTSSVDPPTQLTNLSSVFGDKAGTDHLSSTSDDAAGESATLFTSSVSQSLLVRDEETFVVYDKNDTKLADDVF, encoded by the coding sequence ATGGATGCCTCCTTCGTGGCCTTCGAGGAAAAGGCGGCGTCACGACGCGAGCACCGCAACCAAAGTGACAACCGTACCTCGCCGACTAGTGTCACGAGCTCCTCAGACGAAGACTTCATAGAGCGGCCGCCTTCACGGGCAGGTTGGTACGACGATTGCGAAGAAGTGCAATTCAGTGAGCGGTACGAGGCACAGCCTTTCTACGAAttccacaacaacaacaacaacaacaacaatgtcgACAGCGGCTTCCCGTCTTCGCGAAAGCGCAGCCGCTCTTCAAGGCGTCGAGTTTGGGACGAGAGCAGGGCAGGAGCGCCGAAGTTCAAATGCAGGAGAGCACGTAGCCTGAATCCAAGCACTTATCACGCTCGTGAGAGAAAGCACAAGAGAGTTGCTGCTGGCTGGGCCGAAGTGTTTTCCGCCATCTCCGAAGAGCACTGGAGGGACGAGGACCTAGAGCGAGCGTACTCTTCTTCGACCGGACCGAGCACTCTCGACGCGTCTACAAGGACGCAGGAAACCTGCGGCGTCGCAGGGGGCTCGGCGTCGACCTCGAAGAACAGAACGCCTGCAGCTGCCGTGGCGTCCACCTCGAGCGAAAGACTCGGCCTTCATGTTCCAGAGACAGCAAGCGAGCGCGGCTTCTTTCCGGGGGCCTCCTCGAAGGCGATGCTGGAAGAGCAGTCAGGGGAAATCGGCGTGCAAGCTACTTCATCCGAAACGctcgtgtgcggagcggagcgcaattCACGTGACGAGGTTCCAGAAAACGAAGAGAGCATAGATTCTACGAAGACCTCCGGCGGACTTGTTCTCCTACGTATGTTTCTACCGGCGCTCCGTGCTGGCCTCGAGAAATTCTCGGTCCAGAACTTACGCGCAAGGTTATTCGGCGATCCTCTGCCGGTTGAGAGCAGCGCAATGGCCGAAAACGAACTTACCGCGTCACCTTACGTCGAAGCGCCTGCGCACGCCGTTGCTCCCGTTTCAGGCAAGATGGTCAGCGTGGAACGTCACCTGTATCCTGCTCCATACGAGAAGCTCGTCGAACATGGGGAGTCGGTGCACCCCAACCGCAACTACGTTCTCATTCTCACCGTGTGCCTACTCGTCGCGGTGTTTGTCGTAGCGAGCACGTTTTTTGTGAGCGCCAGTTCTCGCTTCGGCCTGTCACCTGACCAGTTGCCCAAAAGAGCCGCCAACGTCGAGTTCGGTGCGAACGCGACCAACCTCGGCAGCAAGCGGCGTCCGATGCCGGCAGCAAATAAGGCGGCTGTCGGGAATAGATCACGGACAACCATCACGCTGTCATCGGCATCCCTAAAGAAGCACTCAACATCCGCTATTGCGGAAGAAGAGCGGGTTCGAAACACAAGAATGTCCAATGATATCAGTGTCACCAGTAGCGTGGACCCCCCGACACAACTAACGAACTTGTCGTCGGTCTTCGGTGACAAAGCGGGAACCGATCATCTTAGCTCCACAAGCGATGACGCCGCAGGAGAGAGCGCGACGCTCTTTACGTCGTCTGTCAGTCAATCGCTCCTTGTTCGTGACGAGGAAACATTTGTTGTGTACGACAAAAATGACACAAAGCTCGCCGACGATGTATTCTAG